A window of the Fusobacterium sp. IOR10 genome harbors these coding sequences:
- a CDS encoding amino acid ABC transporter substrate-binding protein, translated as MKKLIMVMLLILGISVVSFSKDNSLERVKENGKFIVGLDDTFAPMGFRDDKGEIVGFDIDLAKETAKRMGVKLELKPCEWDGILFELKSGKIDMVWSGMSITPAREKQASFSKPYYQGGQVIFSKKDNKISKIDELAGKIVGLQLGSTGDFALQETAVFPRIKKVKKYGTLIESLMDLEAGRLDAVVAASSAGGYYNSKNKTLAMSSESILEGDASGIAFRKEDNSLREEIDKIIDEMKLDGTYKKIYVKWFGE; from the coding sequence ATGAAAAAATTAATAATGGTGATGTTACTAATTCTAGGAATTTCAGTAGTGAGTTTTTCCAAGGATAATTCTTTAGAAAGAGTTAAGGAAAATGGAAAATTTATAGTTGGACTAGATGATACATTTGCCCCAATGGGATTTAGAGATGATAAAGGTGAAATTGTTGGTTTTGATATTGATTTAGCAAAGGAAACAGCTAAAAGAATGGGTGTTAAATTAGAATTAAAACCTTGTGAATGGGATGGAATTTTATTTGAACTTAAAAGTGGTAAAATAGATATGGTATGGAGCGGAATGTCAATAACTCCAGCAAGAGAAAAGCAAGCTTCTTTTTCTAAACCATATTACCAAGGTGGACAAGTAATTTTTTCAAAGAAAGATAATAAAATTTCTAAAATAGACGAACTAGCTGGTAAAATAGTAGGATTACAACTTGGAAGTACAGGGGACTTTGCACTTCAAGAAACTGCAGTTTTTCCTAGAATCAAAAAAGTTAAAAAATATGGAACATTAATTGAATCTCTTATGGATTTAGAAGCAGGAAGATTAGATGCAGTTGTTGCAGCTTCTTCAGCAGGAGGATATTATAATTCTAAAAACAAAACATTGGCAATGTCTAGTGAAAGTATTTTAGAAGGAGATGCTTCAGGAATAGCTTTTAGAAAAGAAGATAATTCCCTTAGAGAAGAAATAGATAAAATAATTGATGAAATGAAATTAGATGGAACTTATAAAAAAATATATGTTAAATGGTTCGGAGAATAA